A single window of Pirellulales bacterium DNA harbors:
- a CDS encoding transposase: MIPFKRGTSGAAGGLFAKAFHYFQAKRDEFDARYHKRSNIESTFSMLKAKFGDAVRSKTDVAMKNEVLAKILCHNIVCLISAIYEIGIDPTFWTNTASVQKVAGA; this comes from the coding sequence TTGATTCCATTCAAACGCGGAACAAGCGGTGCGGCCGGTGGCTTATTCGCCAAAGCGTTCCATTACTTCCAAGCCAAGCGCGATGAGTTCGATGCTCGCTACCACAAGCGGAGCAACATTGAATCGACCTTTTCAATGTTGAAAGCAAAATTTGGCGATGCGGTTCGCAGTAAGACCGATGTGGCCATGAAAAACGAAGTGCTCGCAAAGATACTCTGCCACAACATCGTGTGCTTAATCAGTGCGATTTACGAAATAGGAATTGATCCGACTTTCTGGACAAATACTGCGTCCGTCCAGAAAGTCGCGGGAGCATGA